GATCGCCGTTCATGCCGCCCTCGACGGGGAACAGCTCGCTGCCGTCGGCATCGTGCTTGCCGAGCACCTGGACCGGACCGATCTCGCACAGTGCGTGCCCGAGCTGGCGCTCGATGAAGTCGCGCTTCTCCTCGACGACGATGATGCGCGGCAGGCCCTGGCCGAACCTGCGCACGAATGCGCGCTCGAGCGGCCAGGACATCCCGATCTTGGCGAGGCGAATGCCGGCGGCGCGCAGGCTGTCGTCGTCGAAGCCCATGTCATGCAGCGCCTGGCGCGTGTCCGCGTAGCTCTTGCCGGCGCTGACGATGCCGATGCGATCGGTCGGCGTGGAAACGACGACGCGGTTCAGCTCGTTGAGCTCCGCGTAGGCGCGCACCGCCGCATGCCGTTCCACGTAGAGCTGGCGCTCGGTGGCGATGTTCTTCACAGGAAAGAACTGGAAGTTCGCAATCTTCCTGAAAGGCTTGCCGTCCAACGAGAGCTGCGGGATCCGGGGAAGCGCAGGTTGCGGCGAGAAGCGAACCACCTCGCCGCCATCGCACAGCGGCCCTACCAGCTTGAGTGCGACCCAACAGCCGCTGTAGCGCGACAGCGCGGCCGCGTGCAGCCCGTACTCCACGAACTCCTGCACCGACGACGGATACAGCACGGGAATGCCGTGGTGCTCGAAGGCGTGCTCTTGCTGGTAAGGCACGGTCGAGCTCTTCGCCTCGTGGTCCTCGCCGCTCAGGATGACGACCGCGCCGTGCGTGCTGGTGCCGGCGAAGTTGCCGTGCTTCAGGGCGTCGCCCGAACGGTCGAGGCCGGGCCCTTTGCCGTACCAGTAGGCGACGACACCGTCGAGATCCGGGTGCGGATGCTCATCGAGCATCTGTGTGCCCATCAGCGTGGTGGCGGCCAGTTCCTCGTTCTGGCCCGGCCGGTGCATGACCCCGTGCGCTTCAAGCGCCGAGGCGGCGCGGTTCAGCGCAAGATCGTAGCCGCCGAGCGGCGAGCCCGGATAGCCGCTGATGAAGGCGCGGGTGCGCAGGCCGGCCTGGCGGTCTCGCCGCATCTGCTCGATCGGCAGGCGCACCAGTGCCTGGATGCCGCTGAGAAAAACAGCGCCGTCTTCGATCTCATAACGGGCGTCGAGGGAGGGCGTGGAGGGCACGGGGATCCCGAGTGTCGTCATCGATGGCCGTCGCTCTCAGTCCGCCACGATCGAGGTTCTGTCCACGACGGCCTTCCACCGCGCCAGATCGGTCTTCAGCAGTTCGGTGATGTCGGTCGTCTGCCCGGGCTTCACCTGGATCCCCAGTTCGCGCAGGTTCTCGGCAAAACCGGGCTGGGCGATGGCGGCCCGGCTCGCATCGCGCAGCTTGCGCACCACCGGTTCGGGGGTGCCCGCCGGCGCGAACAACGCATACCAGATGTCGTATTCCATGCCTGTCAGGCCCGTCTCGGGTACCGCGGGCAGGTTGGGCAGCAGCGGGGAGCGCTCGGCGCTGAGAACGACCACGCCGCGCAGCTTTCCCGACCGGATGTGGGGGGCGACGGCGCTCGCGGGCGCGACCACCATGTCAATCTGGCCGCCGATCGCGTCGGTGATCGCGAGCCCCGTACCGCGATAGGGGATATGGACGAATTTGGCCTTGTTCGAGAAGCTCACCATCTCGGCCAGCAGGTGCGGCGAAGTGCCGATGCCCGGAGTGCCGTAGTTCAGCGGCGTGGTCCGCGACAGCGCCAGCAGCTCCGGCAAGGTCGCGGCCTTGACGTTGGGGTTGACGGCGATCGCGATCGGAATGGTGGCGACCATGCCCAGCGGAACGAAGTCCTTCAGCGGGTCGTACTTGATGTTCCTGTAGACATTCGGGTTGGTGGCAAGGTTGTCGTTGCCGAACAGCAGCGTGTAGCCGTCGGCTGCCGAACGCACGACCGACTCGGCGCCGATGTTGCCGCCTGCGCCGGCGCGGTTCTCGACCACCACGGCCTGGCCCAGTGCGCCGCCCAGCTTCTCGGCGAAGGGGCGAGCAATGGCATCGAAGCCGCCGCCCGGCGGGAAGGGCACGACCATCTTGATCGGCTTCGAGGGATAGGCATCGGCCAAGGCCGCGCCTCCAACGCAGGCCACGATCGCGACCACTGCCGGTGCGATGGCCCGCCCCACTCTGTGCTGAAAGAGTCGCATCTTGGTTCCTTGGTGCTGTCGTGTTGTCGGTTCAGTGGCGGGGCAGCTGCACTTCGAGCAGCTCGCAAAGGCTGTGCGCCGTGATGCGCGAGCCCGACGCGCCGCTGTACATCGCCGAGTGAGTCTCCCAGGCCTTTCCCCCCGCGCGGCCTTCGCCACCCAGAACAAACAGCACGGTGCGGTCCCGGACGTCGCAGCTGACGTCCGAAGCCAGGCGAAGCATTGCGATCTGCGTACCGCCTTCGGAGAAAGTGCCCAGGTGCTTGCGTTCGACGCCGGCAGTGTCGGTCGGCCGCCACCGGAACGCCGAGGGGCGCATGAACAAGGGCGTCAGGTAGCGGTCTTCCGGATAGTGCAGCGGCCTGCCGTTGACGTGTTCCCACACGGCCTCATAGCCGTCCTGGTTGCGCTTGGTGGCATTGCGATCGTGGGTCTTGTACACGCCCTTCTCGAAGGTGCCGGTTTTCCTGAGTTCGGCCATGCCCTGCTGCAACCTGGCTTCCGCCACGTAGCCGCTGCCGCTGGCGCCGCCGTATTGCAGCACCAGCACCTTCGACTTGCCCTTGGGCACGCTCTGCGGACCGTAGTACACGCCTTCGGGAAAGTACCCGACCGTCCCCGGCGCCATCACGCCATTGCGGGCGAAGTCGACCTCGCCCTCGAGTTGCAGTCGCACCTGGTCGAAGTTGTGCCTGTGACGCGGCGAGTCGAAGTCGCCGTACGTGCTTGCCAGCTGCAGGTAGAAATTCTCCGGGGTGCCGTCTTCGCCGTGCAGCAACGAGTAGTTGTGGAACAGGCCGCCTCGCGCGTGTGGCCGATCTTCCAATGGAACATCGCGCAGATTGGTGACGTGGTGCATGGCTTTCCGGGTCTCCTGTGGAACATGGAAGGGAAGTATGGGGAGCGCTTCAAGCCAAGTCGATTAACATTTCTGCACCGAGGCATTGCCCAAACGTCACGCCCGGAAGATCCTTGAAAAGCACGGCCCGGTACCAGATGCGACCCTGCCAGTTTCCCGCTGCGACAGCCGCGTGTTTCCAACCTCAGAGGATGCAATGAAGCGAGCAGCCCCTTCCCGGCTCTATGACGTGTTGAGCCTCAGGGTTCTCAAACTGATCGCCGCGCTGGAGGCGGCAGGCAGCTTGGCGGGCGCTGCTGCGCAATCGCACATCGTGCCCTCGGCAGCGAGTCGACGCGTACGCCATCTCGAGGAAGCGATTGGGTTCGAGCTGCTCGACAGAGTCCCGCGCGGCGCCGTTCTGACGCCAGCCGGCCGCGCGGTAGCCCGCTATGCACACAAGATCGTCGCGGATGTGCAGGCGCTGGACTGGGAGCTGCAGGACCTGCGCCATGGAGTGAGCGGGCATGTCACGCTGCTCGCGTCCGCCTCGGCCATCGTGCAGCATCTTCCGGAAGACCTGGCGCGCTTCCTCCGCGCGCAACCCAACATCCGGGTCGACCTGCAAGAGCACTCGAGCGACAGCATCGTCGAGAAGCTGCTGCAGGGCGGCGCTGACGTCGGCGTGCTGGTGGTGCCCGATCAGGTGCCGGGTCTGAAGATGCAGAACTATCGACACGAGCGGCTGGTTGCGGTATTGCCAGAGTCGCATCGGCTGAGCGCCAGCGCGAGTGTGCGTTTCGATGAGCTGATCGATGAGGACTGGGTAGGCCTCCCCGCCGGCACGGCCCTGGCCGAACTCCTCGCACGGCAGGCGCAGTCGCGCGGCGTGCATCTGCGGCAGCGCCTTCAGGTGAAGGGGATGGACTCGACCCGCCGCATGGTGCAGAACGGTCTCGGCGTCAGCGTGCTGCCGCAGGCGAGCCTCGAGCAGCAGGGCCGCTTTCAGGGCTTGGTCGCGATTCCCCTGGACGAACCGTGGGCCGAGCGAATCAGCAAGATCGCCTGGAACAGCAGGGTGCCTTTGTCGGCTGCCTCGACCGCGCTGATCGACGCGCTCGTCGGTCCCCATGGACAAAAGGGGGAGCTAGATGGTGCACACCAGTGAAAGGTCGAAGGTGATTGCTCCCGGTGTTGATTTGCCGGTAGCTGCCAAGGTTTAGCGCAGGTCGGACCTTTCGACATTGCGGCATCCTCCAGGGATGCCCCTCGAATACCTGCTCTTCGACATGACCGACGAGGAGACCGGCGCCTGCAGCTTCGACGCGATGGCGTCCGTCCTTGCCGATCGCTTGCCGGCCCTGATCCATGAGGTCGAAACCGTGCTCGCTTGGGCCTGTCGCAACTTCGGCGCACCATCTTCTGTCGAAGAAAGCGGCGAATGGGACTTCGAGTTGCAAGCAGTGGCCGAGCATGATGTCCCGCTTGAGGTCACCTACGACCGCGAGCGCGCAACGGTTTCCATCCCGCGCGTGCCTGGGCGAGTGACCCTTGCCCTCACCCTGACTGGCTCCCGTGCCTTTGCGGCAGCCTTCACGGAAACCTTTCCTGATCCGGATTGACGGGGCCGCGACCACGCAAGCTAATCAGGCACGAACTTCGCCTTGAACCTCGCGATGTCATCCGCCTCTTCGAGGGTGACGAGCTGGCCCATCTTGCCGTCGGAGAGCCGGCAGGCGGCGAACAGGCTGTAGCGGCCCTTCAGGCCGTAGCTTGGCAGGTCGATCAGCGCGTACGGCTGCGGCACGAACACTTGATGTTCGAACACGACCCGGTGCACGTTGCGTGGCGAAGGGAAGAGCTTGTAGTCGGTGGTCTCGAAAGACCTTGCGGTAGCCATGCCCCATTCTCGCTGCAACGTTCGCCATGGAGGCCTTCCGCCATCCGAAGAGCAGCCACGCCTTGGCCTTCACATCGCGGGCCCACCCGGCAGGCAGGCAGAATGAGCCATGAAAGCACCCCCTCGACTACAGACGCTGATCGACGAAGGATTGATCGACAGCGTGGTTCGCCAGCTCATGAGCGGCAAGGAAGCAATGGTCTACGTGGTGCGCTGCGGGGACCAGACGCGCTGCGCCAAGATCTACAAGGAAGCGACCCAGCGCAGTTTCCGCCAGGCGGTCGATTACACCGAGAACCGCAAGGTCAAGAATACGCGTCTGCAGCGCGCGATGGCCAAGGGCACCAAGTTCGGCCGCCAGGCCACCGAGGCAGCTTGGCAAAGCGCCGAGGTCGATGCGCTCTACAGGCTGGCGGCGGCGGGCGTGCGCGTGCCGGAGCCCTACAACTTTGCCGACGGCGTGCTGCTGATGGAACTGGTCACCGACGAGCACGGCGATGCCGCACCGCGCCTCAACGACGTCATGTTCACCCCAGAGGACGCGCGGCTGCATCACGCAACGCTGCTGGTGGAGGTGATTCGCATGCTCTGCGCGGGTGTGGTGCACGGCGACCTTTCCGAGTTCAACGTGCTGCTCGCTGCCGACGGCCCCGTCATCATCGACTTGCCGCAGGCCGTCGATGCCGCGGGCAACAACCACGCGCGGCGGATGCTGTTGCGCGATGTGGGGAATCTTGCGGACTTCTTCGGGCAGTTCGCGCCCGAGCTGCTTTCCACCCGCTACGGCGAGGAAATATGGAACCTCTACGAGCGTGGCGAGCTTCACACGGGCTCGGCGCTCACGGGCAGCTTCGCACGTCCGAGCGGGCCGGTGGACTTGGGCGGGGTGCTGCGCGAGGTGGAAGACGCGCGCGCCGAAGAGGCGGCGCGGCTTGTGCGCATGGCCGTGCGCTGATGCGGCTGCCGGCTTGCAGTGCCTTCAAGTGTCGAGGCTCGACACCAAGGCAGGAAGCCCCACGCCTGCCTCGATCTGCCAATCCATGGCGCAGCGACCCGTCATGCTGGAGGCATCAGGATTGATGACCGACACAGCGCAGCCGCGGCTGCGCGCAGCGTCTGGCAGGCCCGCTGCCGGGTACACCAGGCCGGATGTTCCGACCACCAGCAACAGGTCCGCACGCTCGATCGCGCGACGTGCCTCGAGCCAGACCGCCTCCGGCAAGCCTTCGCCGAACCAGACCACGCCAGGACGGATCAGGCCGTTGCAAGTGGCGCACCGTGGAGGGGCCAAGCGCGTGGTGACGTGCTCGGGTTCATTCCCCAATGTGTCCGCGAGGCCGACGCACGCGCGTCCGCAGTCGAAGCAACGGGGCGCGAACAGGCTCCCGTGCAGATGAAGGACAGCCTTGGCGCCCGCGCGTTCGTGGAGGTCGTCGACGTTCTGCGTCACGATGGTGAACGCCTCTACCTCTGGCCGGGCGGCCAGTGCGGTCAGCGCGAAATGGCCCGCATGCGGTACGGCGAGGGACGCATGGCGGCGCCGCCACTCGTACCACGCCCACACCGTTTCGGGATCGCGTGTGAACGCCTCTGGCGTCGCAAGCGCCTGCGGATCGAAGCGCGACCACAGCCCGCTCCCCTGGTCCCGGAAAGTGGGGATTCCGCTTTCCGCCGACATTCCGGCACCGGACAAGACCACGATGCGTCGTGCGGTGCGCAGATGCGTAACCAGCGATGCGGGCGGAACAGCTTGGCGGTTCATGGCGCGTCTTCAGGAGGGAAGAGATGGGTCTTGGTTCATGGTTCGGGGGGGCCGGCACGCAGCTCGCTTACGCTCCTGTGAGCCACAGCCCTACTCGGTCATGCCGACCACTGCGAACAATACAAGGTTCCAACAAGGAAGCCTCCATGCTCAAGTGGGCCATCATCTTCGCCATCGTTTCGGTCGTCGCAGGGGTCTTTGGTTTCACCGGGATCAGCGCCGGTGCGGCAAAGATCGCGAAGATCCTGTTCTTCATCTTCCTGATCGTCGCCATCGTGTTCGTAGCGCTGGCGGTCCTGGGTATCGGCGCCATCGCGTCGTAGGCTGGGTGGTTTGGCCGGCTGCCTTGATGGCACCGGACAAGACCACGATGCGGCGTGCGGTGCGCAGAGGACGCCGGCTGCTTGGCAAGCAGGACCTTCCGCTGCCCTCCGGATGGCGTCAGAATTGAGGCGAACGCTCGCTTCCAGGCGATGCGATTCGGAGCCGAAGCCATGAGACGCTGGTTGATCGCCCTCTTCGTGCTGCTGCTCGCCGGCTGCACCATGCTGCCGCCGCGCATCGCGCCGCCTGCCAGCAGCGCCATCGCCGATACCGGCGACACGCCTCTCGGGCGCATTGCTGCGGCGAGTCTGGCTGAGGCACCCGGTGGCAATTCGGGCTTCATGCTGTTGCCGAGCGGCGAAATGGCCTTCGATGCGCGCCTCGCGCTGGCCGAGGCCGCCACACGTTCGATCGACGCGCAGTACTACCACATCCATGACGATACCGCCGGCGCAGCCTTCCTGGCGGCGCTGCGCGATGCCGCGGTGCGCGGCGTGCGTGTGAGGCTGCTGGTGGACGACTACCACGCCGGCGATCTGTACCCCATGCTGCGGGGCCTGGCCGCGTTTCCCAACGCCGAAGTGCGCCTGTTCAACCCGCTGCCCGAGCGCTACGGCACGCCGATCCGTCGCTTGCTGCTGTCGCTGCACGATTTCACGCGCGTCAACCGTCGCATGCACAACAAGCTCTTCGTCGCCGACAACCAGTTCGCCGTTTATGGCGGGCGCAATATCGCCGACGAATATTTCACGCGCCACGGCGAGGCCAACTTCATCGACCTCGACGTCCTCTCCGCCGGGACCGTCGTGCGCGATCTGTCGGCAAGCTTCGACCGCTACTGGAAC
Above is a window of Variovorax sp. RA8 DNA encoding:
- a CDS encoding Bug family tripartite tricarboxylate transporter substrate binding protein, which gives rise to MRLFQHRVGRAIAPAVVAIVACVGGAALADAYPSKPIKMVVPFPPGGGFDAIARPFAEKLGGALGQAVVVENRAGAGGNIGAESVVRSAADGYTLLFGNDNLATNPNVYRNIKYDPLKDFVPLGMVATIPIAIAVNPNVKAATLPELLALSRTTPLNYGTPGIGTSPHLLAEMVSFSNKAKFVHIPYRGTGLAITDAIGGQIDMVVAPASAVAPHIRSGKLRGVVVLSAERSPLLPNLPAVPETGLTGMEYDIWYALFAPAGTPEPVVRKLRDASRAAIAQPGFAENLRELGIQVKPGQTTDITELLKTDLARWKAVVDRTSIVAD
- a CDS encoding PA4780 family RIO1-like protein kinase, producing the protein MKAPPRLQTLIDEGLIDSVVRQLMSGKEAMVYVVRCGDQTRCAKIYKEATQRSFRQAVDYTENRKVKNTRLQRAMAKGTKFGRQATEAAWQSAEVDALYRLAAAGVRVPEPYNFADGVLLMELVTDEHGDAAPRLNDVMFTPEDARLHHATLLVEVIRMLCAGVVHGDLSEFNVLLAADGPVIIDLPQAVDAAGNNHARRMLLRDVGNLADFFGQFAPELLSTRYGEEIWNLYERGELHTGSALTGSFARPSGPVDLGGVLREVEDARAEEAARLVRMAVR
- a CDS encoding DUF1328 domain-containing protein; the protein is MLKWAIIFAIVSVVAGVFGFTGISAGAAKIAKILFFIFLIVAIVFVALAVLGIGAIAS
- a CDS encoding LysR substrate-binding domain-containing protein; its protein translation is MKRAAPSRLYDVLSLRVLKLIAALEAAGSLAGAAAQSHIVPSAASRRVRHLEEAIGFELLDRVPRGAVLTPAGRAVARYAHKIVADVQALDWELQDLRHGVSGHVTLLASASAIVQHLPEDLARFLRAQPNIRVDLQEHSSDSIVEKLLQGGADVGVLVVPDQVPGLKMQNYRHERLVAVLPESHRLSASASVRFDELIDEDWVGLPAGTALAELLARQAQSRGVHLRQRLQVKGMDSTRRMVQNGLGVSVLPQASLEQQGRFQGLVAIPLDEPWAERISKIAWNSRVPLSAASTALIDALVGPHGQKGELDGAHQ
- a CDS encoding SIR2 family NAD-dependent protein deacylase — translated: MNRQAVPPASLVTHLRTARRIVVLSGAGMSAESGIPTFRDQGSGLWSRFDPQALATPEAFTRDPETVWAWYEWRRRHASLAVPHAGHFALTALAARPEVEAFTIVTQNVDDLHERAGAKAVLHLHGSLFAPRCFDCGRACVGLADTLGNEPEHVTTRLAPPRCATCNGLIRPGVVWFGEGLPEAVWLEARRAIERADLLLVVGTSGLVYPAAGLPDAARSRGCAVSVINPDASSMTGRCAMDWQIEAGVGLPALVSSLDT